One segment of Brassica napus cultivar Da-Ae chromosome C3, Da-Ae, whole genome shotgun sequence DNA contains the following:
- the LOC106384897 gene encoding uncharacterized protein LOC106384897 isoform X2, giving the protein MAAATLGRDQYVYMAKLAEQAERYEEMVQFMEQLVTGGATPSSELTVEERNLLSVAYKNVIGSLRAAWRIVSSIEQKEESRKNEEHATLVKGYRSKVETELSSVCEGILKLLDSHLIPSAAASESKVFYLKMKGDYHRYMAEFKSGEERKAAAEDTMGAYKAAQDIAAADMAPTHPIRLGLALNFSVFYYEILNSSDKACNMAKQAFEEAIAELDTLGEESYKDSTLIMQLLRDNLTLWTSDMQMDEA; this is encoded by the exons atggCGGCGGCGACACTAGGCAGAGACCAGTACGTCTACATGGCGAAGCTCGCCGAGCAAGCCGAGCGCTACGAAGAAATGGTCCAATTCATGGAGCAGCTCGTCACAGGCGGCGCCACTCCATCGTCAGAGCTCACCGTGGAGGAAAGAAACCTCCTCTCGGTAGCCTACAAGAACGTGATCGGATCTCTACGCGCCGCGTGGAGGATCGTGTCGTCGATCGAGCAGAAGGAAGAGAGCAGGAAGAACGAGGAGCACGCGACGCTCGTGAAGGGTTACAGATCTAAAGTCGAGACGGAGCTTTCCTCGGTCTGCGAAGGGATACTAAAGCTTCTTGATTCGCATCTGATTCCCTCCGCGGCGGCGAGCGAGTCGAAGGTGTTTTATTTGAAGATGAAGGGGGATTATCATCGGTACATGGCGgagtttaagtctggggaggAGAGGAAAGCTGCTGCTGAGGATACTATGGGTGCTTATAAGGCAGCTCAG GATATTGCGGCTGCTGATATGGCGCCTACTCATCCAATAAGGCTTGGTCTTGCTTTGAATTTCTCGGTGTTTTACTATGAGATTCTTAATTCTTCAGACAAAGCTTGTAACATGGCCAAACAG GCTTTTGAAGAAGCTATAGCTGAGCTTGACACATTGGGGGAAGAATCCTACAAAGACAGCACTCTCATTATGCAGTTGCTCAGGGACAATCTTACCCTATGGACCTCCGATATGCAG ATGGACGAAGCCTGA
- the LOC106384897 gene encoding uncharacterized protein LOC106384897 isoform X1 codes for MAAATLGRDQYVYMAKLAEQAERYEEMVQFMEQLVTGGATPSSELTVEERNLLSVAYKNVIGSLRAAWRIVSSIEQKEESRKNEEHATLVKGYRSKVETELSSVCEGILKLLDSHLIPSAAASESKVFYLKMKGDYHRYMAEFKSGEERKAAAEDTMGAYKAAQDIAAADMAPTHPIRLGLALNFSVFYYEILNSSDKACNMAKQAFEEAIAELDTLGEESYKDSTLIMQLLRDNLTLWTSDMQEQMDEA; via the exons atggCGGCGGCGACACTAGGCAGAGACCAGTACGTCTACATGGCGAAGCTCGCCGAGCAAGCCGAGCGCTACGAAGAAATGGTCCAATTCATGGAGCAGCTCGTCACAGGCGGCGCCACTCCATCGTCAGAGCTCACCGTGGAGGAAAGAAACCTCCTCTCGGTAGCCTACAAGAACGTGATCGGATCTCTACGCGCCGCGTGGAGGATCGTGTCGTCGATCGAGCAGAAGGAAGAGAGCAGGAAGAACGAGGAGCACGCGACGCTCGTGAAGGGTTACAGATCTAAAGTCGAGACGGAGCTTTCCTCGGTCTGCGAAGGGATACTAAAGCTTCTTGATTCGCATCTGATTCCCTCCGCGGCGGCGAGCGAGTCGAAGGTGTTTTATTTGAAGATGAAGGGGGATTATCATCGGTACATGGCGgagtttaagtctggggaggAGAGGAAAGCTGCTGCTGAGGATACTATGGGTGCTTATAAGGCAGCTCAG GATATTGCGGCTGCTGATATGGCGCCTACTCATCCAATAAGGCTTGGTCTTGCTTTGAATTTCTCGGTGTTTTACTATGAGATTCTTAATTCTTCAGACAAAGCTTGTAACATGGCCAAACAG GCTTTTGAAGAAGCTATAGCTGAGCTTGACACATTGGGGGAAGAATCCTACAAAGACAGCACTCTCATTATGCAGTTGCTCAGGGACAATCTTACCCTATGGACCTCCGATATGCAG GAGCAGATGGACGAAGCCTGA
- the LOC106430311 gene encoding kinesin-like protein KIN-14A isoform X1, translating to MADRKTNNRWNWEVSGFEPRKSSSEETGHRTTGPLLRRYSISAAQAPELSKQALASKFLGLKEKVKLAKDDYLELRQEATDLQEYSNAKLERVTRYLGVLASKSRKLDQAVLETEARISPLINEKKKLFNDLLTAKGNIKVFCRARPLFEDEGPSIIEFPGDCTICVNTNDDTISNPRKDFEFDRVYGPHVGQAALFNDVQPFVQSALDGSNVSIFAYGETNAGKTYTMEGLSHDRGLYARCFEELFDLANSDATSTSRFSFSVSVFEIYNEQIRDLLWETESNLPKINMGSHESITELEQERADNPLEFSSVLKYAFQNRGDDKSKFNVTHLIVTIHIYYSNTITGENMYSKLSLVDLAGSEGLTVENDGGEHVTDRLHVMNSISALGDVLSSLTSEKDSIPYENSILTRILADSLGGSSKTLMIVTICPSAENLSETISCLNYAARARNTVPSLGNRDTIKKWRDVASDARKELLEKERENQNLKQEVLGLKQSLKDANDQCVLLYSEVQRAWKVSFTLQSDLKSENTMLVEKHRLEKEQNSQLRTQIAQLLQLDQEQKLQMQKQDSTIQNLQAKITDLESQVSESDTTRAGDALPKAAESTVESSSVTKKLEEELKKRDALIERLHEENEKLFDRLTERSMAVSTQVSSPSSRASPNVQPASVNRNNRAEAAALPSTANKNEGAITVVKTGSELAKTTPAGEYLTAALNDFDPEDYEGLAAIADGANKLLMLVLAAVIKAGASREHEILAEIRDSVFSFIQKMESRRVMDTMLVSRVRILYIRSLLARSPELQTIRVSPVESFLEKPNTGRSKSTSRGSSPGRSPVRYLDMQTHRFKVNIKPERKNKLASVVSRMRGLEQDSGRQQVTGVKLREMQDEAKSFAIGNKSLAALFVHTPAGELQRQIRLWLAENFEFLSVTADDVSGGTTGQLELLSTAIMDGWMAGLGAAVPPHTDALGRLLSEYAKRVYTSQMQHMKDIAGTLAAEEAEDAGQVAKLRSALESVDHKRRKILQQMKSDAALLNLEEGSSPIQNPSTAAEDSRLASLLSLDGILKQVKDITRQASVHVLSKSKKTALLEALDELTERMPSLLDIDHPCAQREIATARQLVETIPEQENNNLLEYSHGRRPSFESISSGETDVSQWNVLQFNTGSSAPFIIKCGGNTNSELVIKADARVQEPKGGELVKVVPRPSVLVNMSLEEMKQMFAQLPEALSVLALAKTGDATRARYSRLYKTLAMKVPALRDVVADLEKDT from the exons ATGGCCGATCGTAAAACCAATAATAGGTGGAACTGGGAGGTGAGTGGATTCGAACCCAGGAAGTCTTCTTCTGAGGAGACCGGTCACCGTACGACCGGTCCACTGCTGCGGCGTTACTCGATTTCCGCGGCTCAAGCACCGGAGCTCTCGAAGCAAGCGCTTGCCTCCAAGTTTCTCGGATTAAAGGAGAAAGTTAAG CTTGCAAAGGATGATTACTTGGAGTTGAGACAGGAAGCTACTGATCTGCAGGAGTATTCTAATGCAAAGCTTGAGAGGGTCACTCGTTATTTAGGCGTTCTTGCTTCCAAAAGTCGTAAATTGG ATCAAGCTGTCCTGGAGACTGAGGCAAGGATCTCTCCACTTATCAATGAGAAGAAAAAACTGTTCAATGACTTGTTGACGGCCAAAG GGAACATAAAGGTGTTTTGCCGTGCAAGACCGTTGTTTGAGGATGAAGGTCCTTCTATTATAGAATTCCCCGGGGATTGCACCATATGTGTAAACACTAATGATGATACTATCTCCAATCCCAGGAAGGACTTTGAGTTTGACCGAGTTTATGGACCTCATGTTGGACAAG CGGCACTGTTCAATGATGTCCAACCTTTTGTGCAATCTGCACTGGATGGATCTAACGTCTCAATATTTGCCTACGGAGAAACTAATGCAGGGAAGACATACACCATG GAAGGTTTGAGTCACGACCGTGGTTTGTATGCTCGTTGTTTTGAGGAGCTTTTCGACCTAGCGAATTCTGATGCAACTTCCACATCTCGGTTCAGTTTCTCTGTTTCAGTGTTTGAGATCTATAATGAACAG ATCAGGGATTTACTTTGGGAAACTGAGAGCAACTTGCCGAAGATCAACATGGGATCACATGAATCTATTACAGAGCTCGAACAAGAAAGAGCTGATAATCCTTTGGAGTTCTCAAGTGTCTTAAAATATGCATTTCAGAACCGGGGAGatgataaatcaaaatttaacgTGACACATCT GATTGTCACGATACACATATACTATAGCAACACGATTACTGGAGAGAATATGTATAGCAAGCTTTCTCTGGTTGACTTGGCTGGAAGTGAAGGTTTAACCGTTGAAAATGACGGTGGTGAACACGTCACTGATCGGCTTCATGTCATGAATTCCATTTCAGC GTTGGGAGATGTTTTATCATCTTTGACGTCAGAAAAGGATTCAATTCCTTATGAGAATTCAATTCTAACCAGAATACTTGCGGATTCGCTAG GGGGAAGCTCCAAAACATTGATGATCGTTACCATCTGTCCCAGTGCGGAGAACTTGTCTGAGACAATATCGTGTCTCAATTATGCTGCTAGAGCTAGGAATACTGTGCCAAGCCTTGGGAATCGAGACACAATCAAGAAATGGAGAGACGTG GCAAGTGATGCTCGGAAGGAGCTgttggagaaagagagagagaatcagaATCTGAAACAAGAGGTTTTGGGCTTAAAACAATCACTTAAAGATGCAAATGACCAGTGTGTGTTGCTCTACAGTGAAGTGCAGAGGGCGTGGAAAGTTTCATTTACATTGCAATCAGATTTAAAG TCAGAGAATACTATGCTTGTAGAGAAACATAGACTAGAGAAGGAGCAGAATTCTCAGTTAAGAACTCAAATAGCTCAGCTTTTACAGTTGGACCAAGAACAAAAACTGCAAATGCAAAAACAAGACTCCACCATTCAAAATCTCCAG GCTAAAATAACAGACTTGGAATCACAAGTAAGTGAATCTGACACAACAAGAGCAGGAGATGCCTTGCCAAAAGCCGCTGAGAGCACAGTTGAATCTTCTTCTGTTACCAAGAAACTTGAGGAAGAACTCAAAAAGCGTGATGCACTGATTGAG AGATTGcatgaagaaaacgaaaaattgTTCGACAGATTAACAGAAAGGTCAATGGCTGTTTCGACCCAG GTGTCTAGTCCCTCATCAAGAGCATCGCCAAACGTTCAGCCTGCCAGTGTTAACAG AAACAATAGGGCAGAAGCTGCTGCGTTACCATCTACAGCGAATAAGAATGAAGGAGCGATAACTGTAGTAAAAACTGGCTCTGAACTAGCAAAAACCACACCAGCTGGAGAATACCTGACAGCTGCATTGAATGACTTTGACCCTGAAGACTATGAAGGTCTTGCTGCCATTGCTGACGGCGCAAACAAGCTACTAATGCTG GTTTTGGCAGCTGTCATCAAGGCTGGTGCGTCCAGAGAGCATGAGATCCTTGCTGAGATCAGAGATTCAGTCTTTTCGTTTATTCAGAAAATGGAATCAAGAAGAGTAATGGATACAATGCTTGTTTCCCGAGTCAGGATATTATACATAAGGTCTTTACTGGCTCGATCACCTGAGCTTCAGACAATCAGG GTCTCTCCTGTCGAAAGCTTTCTTGAAAAGCCTAATACAGGTAGAAGTAAAAGCACTAGCAGAGGAAGCAGCCCAGGTAGATCCCCGGTTCGATACCTTGATATGCAGACTCATAgatttaaagtaaatataaagcCAGAAAGGAAAAACAAGTTGGCATCTGTTGTTTCAAGAATGCGTGGACTTGAACAG GATTCTGGGAGGCAGCAAGTTACTGGAGTTAAACTGCGGGAGATGCAAGATGAAGCCAAAAGCTTTGCTATTGGGAACAAATCCTTAGCTGCATTGTTTGTTCACACTCCGGCTGGTGAACTGCAGCGTCAGATTCGGTTATGGCTTGCGGAAAACTTCGAGTTTCTCTCCGTGACCGCGGACGATGTGTCAGGAGGAACCACCGGCCAGCTAGAGCTTCTTTCCACGGCGATTATGGATGGTTGGATGGCTGGACTAGGAGCCGCGGTGCCTCCTCACACAGATGCTCTCGGGCGGCTTCTTTCCGAGTATGCAAAACGTGTCTATACTTCTCAGATGCAGCACATGAAGGATATTGCTGGTACCTTGGCGGCAGAGGAGGCTGAAGATGCTGGCCAAGTGGCTAAGCTTCGATCAGCTCTCGAGTCCGTTGACCACAAAAGAAGAAAG ATTTTACAACAAATGAAAAGTGATGCGGCTTTGCTTAACTTGGAAGAAGGCAGTTCTCCTATTCAAAACCCTTCAACCGCAGCTGAAGACTCGAGATTAGCTTCTCTCCTTTCTCTGGATGGCATATTGAAGCAAGTCAAG GATATTACAAGACAAGCATCTGTCCATGTTTTGAGTAAAAGCAAGAAAACAGCATTACTTGAGGCCCTTGATGAACTCACTGAGCGTATGCCTTCTCTTCTTGATATTGATCATCCATGTGCACAACGAGAAATAGCTACAGCACGCCAGCTGGTCGAG ACAATCCCTGAACAAGAGAACAACAATCTTCTGGAATATTCACACGGCCGGAGACCTTCATTTGAGTCAATATCATCAGGTGAAACCGACGTGTCACAGTGGAACGTTTTGCAGTTCAACACAGGCTCTTCGGCCCCATTCATCATAAAATGCGGAGGCAACACCAACTCAGAGCTAGTTATCAAGGCTGATGCAAGAGTTCAAGAGCCTAAAGGAGGTGAACTAGTCAAAGTTGTACCACGACCTTCTGTTTTAGTAAACATGAGCTTAGAGGAAATGAAACAAATGTTTGCTCAGTTACCTGAAGCTCTGAGCGTGCTGGCTTTAGCTAAAACAGGTGATGCCACGAGAGCTCGCTACTCTAGGCTCTACAAAACTCTGGCCATGAAAGTTCCCGCTCTCAGGGACGTTGTTGCTGATCTGGAGAAAGATACCTAA
- the LOC106430311 gene encoding kinesin-like protein KIN-14A isoform X2: protein MADRKTNNRWNWEVSGFEPRKSSSEETGHRTTGPLLRRYSISAAQAPELSKQALASKFLGLKEKVKLAKDDYLELRQEATDLQEYSNAKLERVTRYLGVLASKSRKLDQAVLETEARISPLINEKKKLFNDLLTAKGNIKVFCRARPLFEDEGPSIIEFPGDCTICVNTNDDTISNPRKDFEFDRVYGPHVGQAALFNDVQPFVQSALDGSNVSIFAYGETNAGKTYTMEGLSHDRGLYARCFEELFDLANSDATSTSRFSFSVSVFEIYNEQIRDLLWETESNLPKINMGSHESITELEQERADNPLEFSSVLKYAFQNRGDDKSKFNVTHLIVTIHIYYSNTITGENMYSKLSLVDLAGSEGLTVENDGGEHVTDRLHVMNSISALGDVLSSLTSEKDSIPYENSILTRILADSLGGSSKTLMIVTICPSAENLSETISCLNYAARARNTVPSLGNRDTIKKWRDVASDARKELLEKERENQNLKQEVLGLKQSLKDANDQCVLLYSEVQRAWKVSFTLQSDLKSENTMLVEKHRLEKEQNSQLRTQIAQLLQLDQEQKLQMQKQDSTIQNLQAKITDLESQVSESDTTRAGDALPKAAESTVESSSVTKKLEEELKKRDALIERLHEENEKLFDRLTERSMAVSTQVSSPSSRASPNVQPASVNRAEAAALPSTANKNEGAITVVKTGSELAKTTPAGEYLTAALNDFDPEDYEGLAAIADGANKLLMLVLAAVIKAGASREHEILAEIRDSVFSFIQKMESRRVMDTMLVSRVRILYIRSLLARSPELQTIRVSPVESFLEKPNTGRSKSTSRGSSPGRSPVRYLDMQTHRFKVNIKPERKNKLASVVSRMRGLEQDSGRQQVTGVKLREMQDEAKSFAIGNKSLAALFVHTPAGELQRQIRLWLAENFEFLSVTADDVSGGTTGQLELLSTAIMDGWMAGLGAAVPPHTDALGRLLSEYAKRVYTSQMQHMKDIAGTLAAEEAEDAGQVAKLRSALESVDHKRRKILQQMKSDAALLNLEEGSSPIQNPSTAAEDSRLASLLSLDGILKQVKDITRQASVHVLSKSKKTALLEALDELTERMPSLLDIDHPCAQREIATARQLVETIPEQENNNLLEYSHGRRPSFESISSGETDVSQWNVLQFNTGSSAPFIIKCGGNTNSELVIKADARVQEPKGGELVKVVPRPSVLVNMSLEEMKQMFAQLPEALSVLALAKTGDATRARYSRLYKTLAMKVPALRDVVADLEKDT, encoded by the exons ATGGCCGATCGTAAAACCAATAATAGGTGGAACTGGGAGGTGAGTGGATTCGAACCCAGGAAGTCTTCTTCTGAGGAGACCGGTCACCGTACGACCGGTCCACTGCTGCGGCGTTACTCGATTTCCGCGGCTCAAGCACCGGAGCTCTCGAAGCAAGCGCTTGCCTCCAAGTTTCTCGGATTAAAGGAGAAAGTTAAG CTTGCAAAGGATGATTACTTGGAGTTGAGACAGGAAGCTACTGATCTGCAGGAGTATTCTAATGCAAAGCTTGAGAGGGTCACTCGTTATTTAGGCGTTCTTGCTTCCAAAAGTCGTAAATTGG ATCAAGCTGTCCTGGAGACTGAGGCAAGGATCTCTCCACTTATCAATGAGAAGAAAAAACTGTTCAATGACTTGTTGACGGCCAAAG GGAACATAAAGGTGTTTTGCCGTGCAAGACCGTTGTTTGAGGATGAAGGTCCTTCTATTATAGAATTCCCCGGGGATTGCACCATATGTGTAAACACTAATGATGATACTATCTCCAATCCCAGGAAGGACTTTGAGTTTGACCGAGTTTATGGACCTCATGTTGGACAAG CGGCACTGTTCAATGATGTCCAACCTTTTGTGCAATCTGCACTGGATGGATCTAACGTCTCAATATTTGCCTACGGAGAAACTAATGCAGGGAAGACATACACCATG GAAGGTTTGAGTCACGACCGTGGTTTGTATGCTCGTTGTTTTGAGGAGCTTTTCGACCTAGCGAATTCTGATGCAACTTCCACATCTCGGTTCAGTTTCTCTGTTTCAGTGTTTGAGATCTATAATGAACAG ATCAGGGATTTACTTTGGGAAACTGAGAGCAACTTGCCGAAGATCAACATGGGATCACATGAATCTATTACAGAGCTCGAACAAGAAAGAGCTGATAATCCTTTGGAGTTCTCAAGTGTCTTAAAATATGCATTTCAGAACCGGGGAGatgataaatcaaaatttaacgTGACACATCT GATTGTCACGATACACATATACTATAGCAACACGATTACTGGAGAGAATATGTATAGCAAGCTTTCTCTGGTTGACTTGGCTGGAAGTGAAGGTTTAACCGTTGAAAATGACGGTGGTGAACACGTCACTGATCGGCTTCATGTCATGAATTCCATTTCAGC GTTGGGAGATGTTTTATCATCTTTGACGTCAGAAAAGGATTCAATTCCTTATGAGAATTCAATTCTAACCAGAATACTTGCGGATTCGCTAG GGGGAAGCTCCAAAACATTGATGATCGTTACCATCTGTCCCAGTGCGGAGAACTTGTCTGAGACAATATCGTGTCTCAATTATGCTGCTAGAGCTAGGAATACTGTGCCAAGCCTTGGGAATCGAGACACAATCAAGAAATGGAGAGACGTG GCAAGTGATGCTCGGAAGGAGCTgttggagaaagagagagagaatcagaATCTGAAACAAGAGGTTTTGGGCTTAAAACAATCACTTAAAGATGCAAATGACCAGTGTGTGTTGCTCTACAGTGAAGTGCAGAGGGCGTGGAAAGTTTCATTTACATTGCAATCAGATTTAAAG TCAGAGAATACTATGCTTGTAGAGAAACATAGACTAGAGAAGGAGCAGAATTCTCAGTTAAGAACTCAAATAGCTCAGCTTTTACAGTTGGACCAAGAACAAAAACTGCAAATGCAAAAACAAGACTCCACCATTCAAAATCTCCAG GCTAAAATAACAGACTTGGAATCACAAGTAAGTGAATCTGACACAACAAGAGCAGGAGATGCCTTGCCAAAAGCCGCTGAGAGCACAGTTGAATCTTCTTCTGTTACCAAGAAACTTGAGGAAGAACTCAAAAAGCGTGATGCACTGATTGAG AGATTGcatgaagaaaacgaaaaattgTTCGACAGATTAACAGAAAGGTCAATGGCTGTTTCGACCCAG GTGTCTAGTCCCTCATCAAGAGCATCGCCAAACGTTCAGCCTGCCAGTGTTAACAG GGCAGAAGCTGCTGCGTTACCATCTACAGCGAATAAGAATGAAGGAGCGATAACTGTAGTAAAAACTGGCTCTGAACTAGCAAAAACCACACCAGCTGGAGAATACCTGACAGCTGCATTGAATGACTTTGACCCTGAAGACTATGAAGGTCTTGCTGCCATTGCTGACGGCGCAAACAAGCTACTAATGCTG GTTTTGGCAGCTGTCATCAAGGCTGGTGCGTCCAGAGAGCATGAGATCCTTGCTGAGATCAGAGATTCAGTCTTTTCGTTTATTCAGAAAATGGAATCAAGAAGAGTAATGGATACAATGCTTGTTTCCCGAGTCAGGATATTATACATAAGGTCTTTACTGGCTCGATCACCTGAGCTTCAGACAATCAGG GTCTCTCCTGTCGAAAGCTTTCTTGAAAAGCCTAATACAGGTAGAAGTAAAAGCACTAGCAGAGGAAGCAGCCCAGGTAGATCCCCGGTTCGATACCTTGATATGCAGACTCATAgatttaaagtaaatataaagcCAGAAAGGAAAAACAAGTTGGCATCTGTTGTTTCAAGAATGCGTGGACTTGAACAG GATTCTGGGAGGCAGCAAGTTACTGGAGTTAAACTGCGGGAGATGCAAGATGAAGCCAAAAGCTTTGCTATTGGGAACAAATCCTTAGCTGCATTGTTTGTTCACACTCCGGCTGGTGAACTGCAGCGTCAGATTCGGTTATGGCTTGCGGAAAACTTCGAGTTTCTCTCCGTGACCGCGGACGATGTGTCAGGAGGAACCACCGGCCAGCTAGAGCTTCTTTCCACGGCGATTATGGATGGTTGGATGGCTGGACTAGGAGCCGCGGTGCCTCCTCACACAGATGCTCTCGGGCGGCTTCTTTCCGAGTATGCAAAACGTGTCTATACTTCTCAGATGCAGCACATGAAGGATATTGCTGGTACCTTGGCGGCAGAGGAGGCTGAAGATGCTGGCCAAGTGGCTAAGCTTCGATCAGCTCTCGAGTCCGTTGACCACAAAAGAAGAAAG ATTTTACAACAAATGAAAAGTGATGCGGCTTTGCTTAACTTGGAAGAAGGCAGTTCTCCTATTCAAAACCCTTCAACCGCAGCTGAAGACTCGAGATTAGCTTCTCTCCTTTCTCTGGATGGCATATTGAAGCAAGTCAAG GATATTACAAGACAAGCATCTGTCCATGTTTTGAGTAAAAGCAAGAAAACAGCATTACTTGAGGCCCTTGATGAACTCACTGAGCGTATGCCTTCTCTTCTTGATATTGATCATCCATGTGCACAACGAGAAATAGCTACAGCACGCCAGCTGGTCGAG ACAATCCCTGAACAAGAGAACAACAATCTTCTGGAATATTCACACGGCCGGAGACCTTCATTTGAGTCAATATCATCAGGTGAAACCGACGTGTCACAGTGGAACGTTTTGCAGTTCAACACAGGCTCTTCGGCCCCATTCATCATAAAATGCGGAGGCAACACCAACTCAGAGCTAGTTATCAAGGCTGATGCAAGAGTTCAAGAGCCTAAAGGAGGTGAACTAGTCAAAGTTGTACCACGACCTTCTGTTTTAGTAAACATGAGCTTAGAGGAAATGAAACAAATGTTTGCTCAGTTACCTGAAGCTCTGAGCGTGCTGGCTTTAGCTAAAACAGGTGATGCCACGAGAGCTCGCTACTCTAGGCTCTACAAAACTCTGGCCATGAAAGTTCCCGCTCTCAGGGACGTTGTTGCTGATCTGGAGAAAGATACCTAA
- the LOC106430302 gene encoding very-long-chain (3R)-3-hydroxyacyl-CoA dehydratase PASTICCINO 2 → MAGSFSFVRRVYLTLYNWIVFAGWAQVLYFAVKTLKETGHEHVYDAVEKPLQLAQTAAVLEILHGLVGLVRSPVSATLPQIGSRLFLTWGILYSFPEVQSHFLVASLVISWSITEIIRYSFFGLKEALGFAPSWHLWLRYSSFLVLYPTGITSEVGLIYLALPHIKTSEMYSVRMPNTLNFSFDFFYATILVLAIYVPGSPHMYRYMLGQRKRALSKSKRE, encoded by the exons ATGGCGGGGTCTTTCTCCTTCGTCCGTCGCGTGTACCTCACTCTCTACAACTGGATCGTCTTTGCAGGATG GGCTCAAGTTCTGTACTTTGCGGTAAAGACGTTGAAGGAAACGGGACATGAACATGTCTATGACGCTGTGGAGAAGCCTCTCCAGCTTGCTCAGACCGCCGCCGTTCTCGAG ATTCTTCATGGATTAGTAG GTTTGGTCAGATCTCCTGTCTCTGCTACTCTGCCGCAGATAGGTTCAAGGCTGTTTCTGACTTGGGGCATCCTATACAGCTTTCCAGAG GTCCAGTCACATTTTCTTGTTGCGTCGCTGGTCATAAGCTGGTCTATCACGGAG ATTATCCGCTACTCCTTCTTTGGTCTTAAGGAAGCTCTAGGCTTTGCACCTTCATGGCACTTGTGGCTCAG ATACAGCAGCTTTTTAGTGCTGTACCCGACCGGTATCACCAGTGAAGTAGGTCTTATCTACCTTGCCTTACCACACATCAAG ACGTCTGAGATGTACAGCGTTAGGATGCCAAACACACTGAACTTCTCGTTCGATTTCTTCTACGCAACGATACTCGTCCTTGCAATCTATGTCCCAGGTAGTCCACACATGTACAGGTACATGCTTGGTCAGCGTAAGAGAGCTCTCTCCAAATCCAAGAgggaataa
- the LOC106383350 gene encoding uncharacterized protein LOC106383350, translating to MNISLSLGFILTLKQHYVRHEYLFVPLVLHFLFQPYLSLPEASVDGLVELMSGHYSLFERMLKELNNELQKLECRVAFVTDVMNGEFKFDIEWSRAQLYEEVKGKYEATGRDLTDYSFLLDLPFSSFNQESLRDLQEAREKMKESHERKSREAGILENDGTEKGR from the exons ATGAATATTTCACTTTCGCTAGGCTTCATTCTAACCTTAAAACAACACTATGTCAGACATGAATACCTTTTCGTCCCTTTGGTTTTGCATTTTCTTTTCCAGCCGTATTTGTCCCTGCCCGAGGCGTCTGTAGATGGACTCGTTGAATTAATGTCTGGTCATTACAGCCTATTC GAACGTATGCTGAAGGAGCTGAACAACGAGCTTCAAAAGCTCGAATGCAGAGTCGCTTTTGTGACAGATGTTATGAATGGAGAATTCAAATTTGACATAGAGTGGAGTCGTGCCCAGCTTTATGAGGAGGTGAAAGGAAAATATGAAGCAACCGGGAGGGACTTAACAGATTATAGCTTCCTATTGGATCTGCCATTTTCAAGCTTCAATCAAGAAAGTCTTCGGGACTTGCAAGAAGCTAGGGAAAAG ATGAAAGAATCTCATGAAAGAAAGAGCAGAGAAGCTGGAATACTGGAGAATGACGGGACAGAAAAGGGAAGATGA